The sequence CTGGACCTGCATCGCCTGGTCGCCGCGGTGTCCGGCGACCACGCCGAACTCGACCCGCTGCCCCGGCTTCAGCGACGTGATTCCGGCGGGCAGCGCCTTGGTGTGGACGAAGACATCGCCGCCGTCGTCGCGCGACAGGAAGCCGAAGCCCTTCGTCTCGTTGAACCACTTGACCTGGCCGGTGGGCATCTCGAACAGTCCTCGATGTGGGTATGAGGGATCCCGGCCCTGGCCGGGGATCACTGGGTGGTGGGAGAGCGGGCCGACCCCGGGGACGCGCCCTGCGGGGCGCGCACGGTCAGCACACTGTAAGGAGCAGACTAACGGTCCGTCACTGTCTCATCCGCGTTCCGCGAAAGTTCCGTACGGAGCCCCGGCGGCCACACGCGACCCGGAACCGGCATGACCCGGGCGCGACTCGACGCAGTCCACTGGCTCACACCTCCGGTCGGAGAGAACGGGGCGCACTGATCGCACCCCTCGGCACAGCCTGCATACCCCCGCCCAGCAGGGATCAAAACTCCCAGCGCCCGGAAAACTGCGCAACGTGACGGGACCGCTCGCCCGCGAAGCGGTTGCGGAGCCGGCCCGGCGGTACCGCGGCGACCCGCGTCCCGGCCGGCTCTGCGAGACTGGGACGGCCGCCGGACCCGCCGCCGCGGCCGGACCCCGCCGCAGAGGAGCAAGCCCCGTGAGCAGCGCGAGCAGCGTCAGCAGCCAGAGCGCCGACCGAGGCGACGCCTTCGTCAAGGCCGGCACGGTCGTGTTCGGCCTCGGCGCGCTCGCCACCCTGGTGACCTTCGTCCCGCTGTTCCTGCACCTGACGCCGCTGCCGTCGGCCGCCTACTGGCTGAGCATGCTGATGCCGCTCGGCTTCCTGCTCGCCCTGACCGGTCTGCTGCTCTCCGCGCGCGCCCAGCGGCGCCGGGTCCGCGCCGGAGCCTGACGGCGCGCGGCCGCGGGCGTCGGCGGCTGCCTCAGCGGGCGGCCAGGTGCGCGTCGAGCCAGGCCGGGAAGGCGGTGAGGTCGGGCAGTACCGCGTCCGCGCCGGCCGCCAGCAGCTCCTCCGCGCCGTACGGGCCGGTCGCCACGGCCACCGCCACCGCGTCCGCGTGCTTGGCGCCCCGGATGTCGCCGAGGTGGTCGCCGACGTAGACGGTCGCGCCGTGCTCGCGCAGGGCCACGCCCTTGGTCTCCGCCCACAGGTCGCCGACCAGCGCGTCCGCGCGCAGACCCGCGTGCTCCAGGTGGAGCCGGGCGTTCGGTTCGTACTTGCCGGTGATGACCGCGACCCGGCCACCGTGCGCGCGGACCGCTTCCAGCGCGGCGTGCGCGCCCGGCAGGGCGACCGTCGGCGCGAAGGCGTGGTCCCGGTAGAGCGTGCGGTAGCGGTGGGCGACCGCGTCCAGCTCCTCCGCCGGGAACCAGTTGCGCAGCTCGTCGAGGAGCGGCGGCCCGAGCCGGGTGACCACCAGGTCGGCGTCGATGGCGGTACCGGTCTCGGCGGACAGCGCCAGATAGGTGGCCCGGATCCCGGGACGGGTGTCGAGCAGCGTCATGTCGAGGTCGAAACCCACGGTCAGCGGGGCGTCCGAGGTCACAGGCATGCCGCCAGGCTATCCAACCGGCCCGGTCGGGCCGGTGCCGGGCGGGAGCGGGCCGGGGGGATTTGCCCAGGCTTCGACGCGGAACTTAGGTTTGCCTGAGCTATCTGCGAGAGAGAGCCATGACCGACACCACCGCACCCGGAAGAGCCCGGCTGCTGCGCCGCCGAATACTGTGGCTCGCCGCCGCGCTGGCCCTGCTGGCCGGCGCCGTGCTGCTGAGCCTGGCGGTCGGCAGCCGCACCGTCCCGTTCGGCGACACCGTCGACGCCCTGCTGCACGGCGGGGACAGCACCAACGCCGTGGTGGTCCGCGAGCTGCGGCTGCCGCGCACGGTCGTCGGCCTCGCGGTGGGCGCGGCGCTCGGCCTCGCCGGCACCGTCATGCAGGGCATCACCCGCAACCCGATCGCCGACCCCGGCATCCTCGGCGTCAGTCAGGGCGCGGCGGCCGGCGTGGTGGTGGCGATCTCCGTGTTCGGGATCTCCACGCTCACCGGGTACGTCTGGTTCGGCTTCGCCGGTGCGGTGCTCGCCACCGCGCTGGTGTACGGGCTCGCCGGACGCGGCCGGGGCGGCACCGCGCCGGTCAAGCTGGCGCTGGCCGGCGCGGCGATCTCCGCGTTCATCGCCTCCCTCAACACCCTGGTGCTCACCACCGACGCGGCCGCCATGGACCAGTTCCGGTTCTGGCACGTCGGCTCGCTCTCCGGACGGGACGCGGACGTCGCCCGGCAGCTGCTGCCGTTCCTGGCCGTCGGCACGGTGCTGGTCCTGTCCGTGGCACGCGGGCTGGACGCGCTGGCGCTCGGCGACGACACCGCCAAGGGCCTCGGCGCGCGGACCGGTCCGGTCCGCGCGGTCGGCGCGCTCGGAGCCACCGTGCTGACCGGGTCGGCGGTCGCGGCGGCCGGGCCGGTCGCCTTCGTCGGCCTGGCCGTGCCGCACGCCGCACGCGCGGTGGCCGGGGCGGACCACCGCTGGGTGCTGGCCCTCTCGGCCGTGCTCGGCCCCGCGCTGCTGCTGCTCGCCGACACCCTCGGCCGGGTGCTGTTCCCGCCCTCCGAGGTGCCGGCCGGGGTGATGACCGCCCTGGTCGGCGTCCCGGTGCTGGTCGCGCTGGTCCGGCGGCGGAAGGTGGTGGCGGCATGAGCACCGTCGCCCTGCGCGGCTACACCGTGCTGCGGGCCGGGCCGGCCTCCTTCCTGCTGCACCGGCGCTCGGCGTTCGCCGCGCTCGGCCTGCTGCTCGCGCTGGCCGCCACCGTCGTCGCCTCGCTCTGCCTGGGCGAGTCCACCGTGGCGCCCGGCGAGGTGCTGAAGGTGGTGTTCGGGCAGCCGAGCCCGCACGAGCTGGTGGTCGGCGAGTTCCGGCTGCCCCGGGTGGTGGTCGGCCTGCTGGCCGGCACCGCGCTCGGGCTGGCCGGGGCGCTGGTCCAGACCGTCGCCCGCAATCCGCTGGCCAGCCCGGACGTGGTCGGCGTCTCCTGGGGCGCCACCGCCACCGTGGTCGGCCTGCTGGCCTACGGCGTGGTCGGCTCCACCGGCCAGGTGCCGTACGCGGCCGTCGCGGGCGGACTGGCGGCCGGTCTGCTGGTGTACCTGCTGGCCTGGCGGCGCGGGCTGCACGCCCAGCGCTTCGTGCTGATCGGCATCGGCGTCTCCGTCGCGCTCTCCTCCCTGACCTCGCTGTTCCTGACCAAGGGCGACGGCTTCCAGGCGCAGGCCGCCAAGGTGTGGATGACCGGCAGCCTGAACGGCTCCGGGTACGACCAGGCCGGCTGGCTCGCCTGGGTGCTGCTGGCCGCCACCCCGGTGGCGCTGTGGGCGGCGCGGGCCCAGCGCTCGATCTCCTTCGACGACGCCACCGCCGTCGGCCTGGGGCTGCGGCTGGACCGGATCCGGCTCGGCATGGCCCTGCTCGGCGTGGTGCTCGCCTCCTGCGCGGCGGGCGCGGCCGGGCCGGTGGACTTCGTCGCGCTGATGGCCCCGCAGATCGCCGTGCGGCTGGCCCGGTCGGCGCAGATCCCGCTGTTCTGCTCGGCCCTCACCGGCGCGCTGGTCGTGGTGCTCGCCGACCTGCTGGCCCGCCGGCTGCTGGCACCCGTCGAACTGCCGGTCGGTGTGGTGACCGGCCTGGTCGGCGCGCCGTACCTGATGTGGCTGCTGATCCGCTCCCGCCGTGGAGGTTCCTGAGTCGTGGAGGTCCCGATGCTGCCCGACACCGAGTCGGCCGATCCCGTGAAGCGGGTCTCCCACCGCCTGGAGGCGCGGGACCTGACGCTCGCCTACGAGTCCCGCACCGTCGCCGAGGGGCTCGACCTGCGGATCCCGGACGGCCGGGTGACCGTGATCGTCGGCCCGAACGCCTGCGGCAAGTCCACCCTGCTGCGCGCGCTGGGGCGCCTGCTGAAGCCGGTCCGCGGCGCGGTGCTGCTGGACGGCGAGGAGCTGGCCCGCGTCCCCACCAAGCGGATCGCCCGGCGGCTCGGGCTGCTGCCGCAGTCGCCGTCCGCCCCCGAGGGCATCGCGGTCGCCGACCTGGTGTCGCGCGGCCGCCAGCCGCACCAGAGCTGGTGGCAGCAGTGGTCCGCGGAGGACGAGGCCGCGGTCGCCGAGGCGCTGGAGCGCACCTCCACCGCGGAGCTGGCCGAACGCGGCGTGGACGAGCTGTCCGGCGGGCAGCGGCAGCGGGTCTGGATCGCCATGGCGCTCGCCCAGGGCACCGACATCCTGCTGCTGGACGAGCCGACCACCTTCCTGGACATCGCGCACCAGGTGGAGGTGCTGGACCTGGTCCGCCGGCTGAACGCGGAACGCGGCCGGACGGTCGTCGCGGTGCTGCACGACCTCAACCAGGCGGCCCGGTACGCCGACCACCTGGTGGCGATGAAGGACGGGCGGATCGTCGCCCAGGGCCCGCCGGCCGAGGTGGTCACGGCGGAGCTGGTGCGCGAGGTGTTCGGGCTGGAGTCGGTGGTGGTGCCGGACCCGGTGACCGGCACTCCGCTGGTGGTGCCGGGCGCGCCATGGGCGGCCACCGTGGACGCATAGCGACGTTTTACGCACCAATTCGGACATAATCGACGCGCTGCCGTGTCCTTCCGCCCGTCTGCGCTGTCCGAGCCGCCCGAGGTGCCGATGTCCCCGATCACCCGCCGCACCCTGCTGACCGCGCTGCTCGGCGGGCTCGGGGGCAGCGCGCTCAGCGGCTGCACCGAGCGGTCCGCCGCACCCCCGCCGATGGACCTCGCGGCCGTCGCCGAGACCCCCTCCCCCACCCCGCCGCCGAGCGTCACCGTGGCCACCGTCACCGGCCCGGTCACCGTGCCCGGGGCGCCCGCGCGGGTCGTCGTCCTGGACACCGCCGAACTGGACTCCGCGCTCACCCTCGGCATCACCCCGGTCGGCGCGGCCCGGGCGGCGGCCGACGCGGCCCTCCCCGACTACTGGCCCGCCTCCCGGCTCGCCCCGATCGCGTACGTCGGG comes from Streptomyces sp. TLI_053 and encodes:
- a CDS encoding HAD hydrolase-like protein; the encoded protein is MPVTSDAPLTVGFDLDMTLLDTRPGIRATYLALSAETGTAIDADLVVTRLGPPLLDELRNWFPAEELDAVAHRYRTLYRDHAFAPTVALPGAHAALEAVRAHGGRVAVITGKYEPNARLHLEHAGLRADALVGDLWAETKGVALREHGATVYVGDHLGDIRGAKHADAVAVAVATGPYGAEELLAAGADAVLPDLTAFPAWLDAHLAAR
- a CDS encoding iron ABC transporter permease; its protein translation is MTDTTAPGRARLLRRRILWLAAALALLAGAVLLSLAVGSRTVPFGDTVDALLHGGDSTNAVVVRELRLPRTVVGLAVGAALGLAGTVMQGITRNPIADPGILGVSQGAAAGVVVAISVFGISTLTGYVWFGFAGAVLATALVYGLAGRGRGGTAPVKLALAGAAISAFIASLNTLVLTTDAAAMDQFRFWHVGSLSGRDADVARQLLPFLAVGTVLVLSVARGLDALALGDDTAKGLGARTGPVRAVGALGATVLTGSAVAAAGPVAFVGLAVPHAARAVAGADHRWVLALSAVLGPALLLLADTLGRVLFPPSEVPAGVMTALVGVPVLVALVRRRKVVAA
- a CDS encoding iron chelate uptake ABC transporter family permease subunit; this encodes MSTVALRGYTVLRAGPASFLLHRRSAFAALGLLLALAATVVASLCLGESTVAPGEVLKVVFGQPSPHELVVGEFRLPRVVVGLLAGTALGLAGALVQTVARNPLASPDVVGVSWGATATVVGLLAYGVVGSTGQVPYAAVAGGLAAGLLVYLLAWRRGLHAQRFVLIGIGVSVALSSLTSLFLTKGDGFQAQAAKVWMTGSLNGSGYDQAGWLAWVLLAATPVALWAARAQRSISFDDATAVGLGLRLDRIRLGMALLGVVLASCAAGAAGPVDFVALMAPQIAVRLARSAQIPLFCSALTGALVVVLADLLARRLLAPVELPVGVVTGLVGAPYLMWLLIRSRRGGS
- a CDS encoding ABC transporter ATP-binding protein, which gives rise to MLPDTESADPVKRVSHRLEARDLTLAYESRTVAEGLDLRIPDGRVTVIVGPNACGKSTLLRALGRLLKPVRGAVLLDGEELARVPTKRIARRLGLLPQSPSAPEGIAVADLVSRGRQPHQSWWQQWSAEDEAAVAEALERTSTAELAERGVDELSGGQRQRVWIAMALAQGTDILLLDEPTTFLDIAHQVEVLDLVRRLNAERGRTVVAVLHDLNQAARYADHLVAMKDGRIVAQGPPAEVVTAELVREVFGLESVVVPDPVTGTPLVVPGAPWAATVDA